One part of the Solanum dulcamara chromosome 3, daSolDulc1.2, whole genome shotgun sequence genome encodes these proteins:
- the LOC129882165 gene encoding auxin-induced protein 15A-like yields MLGKKFGSMKKLVKKAKVIRSPSANSIHHNQSQHLEYLLVKDHDYDDDQGASPTSAKSSKKMGTFAVYVGEERERFAVPTSYLSHPLFKILLEKTYNEFGFEQTNGLVVPCSVAAFQEVVNAVECCNGKFDFGGLVEEFL; encoded by the coding sequence ATGCTAGGCAagaagtttggttcaatgaagaAATTAGTCAAGAAGGCTAAGGTTATTAGATCACCTAGTGCTAACTCTATTCATCATAATCAATCACAACATCTTGAATATTTGCTTGTTAAGgatcatgattatgatgatgatcaagggGCTAGTCCAACAAGTGCTAAATCATCAAAAAAGATGGGGACATTTGCAGTGTATGTAGGGGAAGAAAGAGAACGATTCGCAGTGCCAACGAGCTATCTTTCACATCCATTGTTCAAGATTTTGTTGGAGAAGACATATAATGAGTTTGGTTTTGAGCAAACAAATGGACTTGTGGTGCCATGTAGTGTTGCTGCATTTCAAGAAGTGGTCAATGCTGTGGAGTGTTGCAATGGGAAGTTTGATTTTGGTGGCTTGGTAGAGGAATTTCTTTAA